One part of the Candidatus Kryptoniota bacterium genome encodes these proteins:
- a CDS encoding T9SS type A sorting domain-containing protein — protein MRATIKRFAVLISLLTIGKTAMAQCDNCPPPQVEIYGVQMNVSMPPPDSTTGDYSTPSSHQALSNWSSLENVTFALDLIAINDPEGSCVNWFFGTSFFPSDTSADSLMKVVLEKNSAGDVPPAGTLGGVDYLIWAMLDSSGGRYHFHVYLEDGYTRTRIDSAQGNFTTAADAAAAADSTVSHIEPVFGKIRAYQKSLVENGTNMALDPQISITPSQSEMNALQTIPVTFQVNDCDGTPLKSVTLTIGGSNGSFDQSSVVTDDNGEATANFTADNVSDVAGLTAIYDPYTTPMHQQRSSQGFAVVTINDPGLRIWQLIIIESENSRRTETGGSYFDLTFRSKGTFKQYILADITDSSFNTRAMYGGGGGISVFSSQKYITSTMNSLITSSGWISRHEKFTNDLQLLWYVLPSATVPTFGFISQIKYDGITTGYTTYYNSDGTTTTLGGDTPFTDAIDLYTNEFLTYPHSPYTTASFFGNDSGWAFVGDNLADSTETESSLVKTWYTSSHVSVSITPFKIPTAVKSAPGNVPKSYQLYPNYPNPFNPSTMISYDIPANNFVTLKIYDILGREVQTLVNQKQIAGKYGVRFDASRLASGIYFYRMVAGSYVSTRKMILIK, from the coding sequence ATGAGGGCGACTATAAAAAGGTTTGCGGTTTTAATTAGTCTTCTGACGATAGGTAAGACTGCCATGGCACAGTGTGACAATTGTCCCCCGCCACAAGTGGAGATCTACGGAGTTCAGATGAATGTGAGCATGCCCCCGCCTGACTCGACAACCGGCGACTATTCAACACCTTCAAGCCATCAGGCTTTATCGAACTGGTCCTCACTTGAGAATGTCACTTTCGCGCTTGACTTGATCGCGATCAACGACCCGGAGGGAAGTTGCGTTAATTGGTTCTTCGGCACGAGCTTTTTCCCGTCCGACACGTCGGCGGATTCGCTGATGAAAGTAGTTCTTGAAAAGAACTCCGCTGGAGATGTACCTCCCGCCGGAACGTTGGGCGGTGTCGACTATTTGATCTGGGCGATGCTCGATAGCTCAGGGGGCCGGTATCACTTCCATGTTTACCTGGAGGATGGCTACACCAGGACACGGATAGATTCAGCTCAGGGAAATTTCACGACCGCCGCAGACGCAGCGGCGGCAGCGGATTCTACCGTATCGCACATTGAACCTGTCTTCGGCAAGATCAGGGCATACCAAAAGAGCCTGGTGGAAAATGGCACCAACATGGCGCTCGATCCGCAGATAAGCATTACACCATCCCAGTCAGAAATGAATGCGCTGCAGACAATTCCGGTGACCTTCCAGGTCAATGATTGCGATGGCACGCCGTTGAAAAGCGTGACACTGACAATCGGCGGCAGCAATGGCAGCTTCGATCAATCAAGCGTCGTAACGGACGACAACGGCGAGGCGACAGCGAATTTCACCGCAGATAACGTGTCAGATGTTGCCGGCCTGACCGCAATCTATGACCCGTATACGACACCCATGCACCAGCAGAGAAGCTCGCAAGGGTTCGCCGTCGTGACGATCAATGATCCCGGATTGAGGATTTGGCAGTTGATAATTATAGAGTCCGAAAATTCCCGCCGCACCGAGACCGGTGGTTCCTATTTTGATTTAACCTTTAGGTCGAAAGGGACATTCAAACAGTACATCCTTGCCGATATAACGGACTCCAGCTTTAATACTAGAGCAATGTATGGTGGGGGCGGAGGTATTTCAGTCTTTTCTTCCCAAAAATACATCACGAGCACAATGAACAGTCTCATCACATCAAGCGGTTGGATTTCCAGGCATGAAAAGTTCACAAACGACTTGCAACTTCTCTGGTATGTATTACCAAGCGCCACCGTCCCCACTTTCGGCTTTATATCGCAAATCAAATACGATGGGATAACGACAGGGTACACCACTTATTATAATAGTGATGGCACAACAACAACACTCGGTGGAGACACTCCTTTTACAGATGCTATTGATCTATACACGAACGAGTTCCTGACCTATCCGCACTCTCCATACACCACGGCTTCTTTCTTTGGAAATGATAGCGGATGGGCTTTCGTCGGAGATAATCTGGCAGACAGCACGGAGACCGAATCGAGCCTAGTAAAAACCTGGTATACTTCCTCGCACGTCTCGGTCTCGATAACTCCTTTTAAAATCCCGACCGCTGTAAAATCCGCCCCAGGCAACGTCCCAAAGAGCTACCAGCTCTACCCGAACTATCCGAACCCATTCAACCCGTCTACAATGATCAGCTACGACATACCGGCTAACAATTTCGTGACGTTGAAGATCTACGATATTCTGGGAAGAGAAGTCCAAACGCTCGTAAATCAAAAACAGATCGCCGGAAAATACGGCGTCAGGTTCGATGCTAGTCGGCTTGCGAGCGGCATATACTTTTACCGGATGGTCGCAGGTAGTTATGTGTCAACCAGAAAAATGATTTTAATAAAATAG